In Saccharothrix violaceirubra, the following are encoded in one genomic region:
- a CDS encoding DUF3618 domain-containing protein translates to MARDPDTIQREIEQARDALAATLDELGTRADPQRLVESGKAGLRAKLAEPKIKYTLIVVGAVVGFALVRKLFR, encoded by the coding sequence GTGGCTCGCGATCCCGACACCATCCAGCGTGAGATAGAGCAGGCACGCGACGCGCTGGCCGCGACGTTGGACGAGTTGGGCACCCGTGCCGACCCCCAGCGCCTCGTGGAGTCCGGCAAGGCGGGCCTGCGCGCGAAACTGGCCGAACCGAAGATCAAGTACACGCTGATCGTCGTGGGTGCCGTCGTCGGCTTCGCCCTGGTGCGCAAGCTCTTCCGCTGA
- a CDS encoding CobW family GTP-binding protein, producing MERVPVVVVAGFLGAGKTTLLNHLLTASRGTRIGVVVNDFGSIGIDAMSVAGQVDSLASLSNGCLCCAVDVSGLDDMLARLDSRVDVIVIEASGLAEPAAMVRMVLASENPRLRYGGLVLLVDAAEFPDDLRRHVPVADLVVLNKVDRVPDVGPALARISALKPGVPAVAVDHGRIDPALLFDRRPRVTHGQLSFDDLADEGEHAHHAYESVEFTAGGMNPTRLMAFLDDRPAGLYRIKGYVAFEVPGHRRRLSVHTVGAFLRFAPAPPGRTELVLIGTGVDAAALRERLAACVEPDPASVDPQSMLEVLRYLE from the coding sequence GTGGAACGCGTGCCGGTCGTCGTCGTAGCCGGATTCCTGGGCGCGGGCAAGACCACGCTGCTCAACCACCTGCTCACCGCGAGTCGCGGCACGCGGATCGGCGTGGTGGTCAACGACTTCGGCAGCATCGGCATCGACGCGATGAGCGTGGCCGGGCAGGTCGACTCCCTGGCGTCGCTGAGCAACGGGTGCCTGTGCTGCGCGGTCGACGTGAGCGGGCTGGACGACATGCTCGCCCGGCTCGACTCGCGGGTGGACGTGATCGTGATCGAGGCCAGCGGCCTGGCCGAACCCGCCGCCATGGTGCGCATGGTGCTCGCGTCGGAGAACCCGCGCCTGCGCTACGGCGGCCTCGTGCTGCTGGTCGACGCGGCCGAGTTCCCCGACGACCTGCGCCGGCACGTGCCGGTCGCCGATCTGGTGGTGCTCAACAAGGTCGACCGCGTGCCCGACGTCGGGCCGGCGCTGGCCCGGATCTCCGCGCTCAAGCCGGGGGTGCCCGCGGTCGCCGTCGACCACGGGCGGATCGACCCGGCCCTGCTGTTCGACCGGCGCCCGCGCGTGACGCACGGCCAGCTCTCGTTCGACGACCTGGCGGATGAGGGCGAGCACGCGCACCACGCGTACGAGAGCGTGGAGTTCACCGCCGGCGGGATGAACCCGACCCGGCTCATGGCGTTCCTCGACGACCGGCCCGCCGGGCTGTACCGGATCAAGGGGTACGTGGCGTTCGAGGTGCCCGGCCACCGGCGGCGGTTGAGCGTGCACACCGTCGGCGCGTTCCTGAGGTTCGCGCCCGCGCCGCCGGGGCGCACCGAACTGGTCCTCATCGGCACCGGCGTGGACGCGGCGGCCCTGCGCGAGCGCTTGGCCGCGTGCGTGGAACCCGACCCGGCGTCCGTGGACCCGCAGTCGATGCTGGAAGTCCTGCGCTATCTCGAGTGA
- a CDS encoding DedA family protein, whose amino-acid sequence MDVTWVIDLMDGFGAPGAGLAIALENLFPPLPSELFLPLAGFTASKGGMSLLAAIVWTTVGSVAGALALYWLGALLGRDRMRAIARKMPLVSVDDVDRTEEWFLKHGKATVFFGRMVPLFRSLISIPAGVERMSLPVFLALTAAGSAIWNTALILAGYLLGEQWNLVEKYMDVVSKAVLGLVLLAIVLFVVTRLRKKSQARR is encoded by the coding sequence ATGGACGTCACCTGGGTCATCGACCTGATGGACGGTTTCGGCGCACCGGGCGCCGGCCTCGCCATCGCCTTGGAAAACCTCTTCCCACCGCTGCCGAGCGAGCTGTTCCTGCCGTTGGCCGGGTTCACCGCGAGCAAGGGCGGCATGAGCCTGCTCGCCGCGATCGTGTGGACCACGGTCGGTTCGGTCGCCGGTGCGCTGGCGCTCTACTGGCTCGGCGCGCTGCTGGGCCGCGACCGGATGCGGGCGATCGCGCGGAAGATGCCGTTGGTGAGCGTGGACGACGTGGACCGGACCGAGGAGTGGTTCCTCAAGCACGGCAAGGCGACCGTGTTCTTCGGCCGGATGGTGCCGCTCTTCCGCAGTCTCATCTCGATCCCGGCGGGTGTGGAACGCATGTCGCTGCCGGTCTTCCTGGCGTTGACCGCGGCGGGCAGCGCGATCTGGAACACCGCGCTGATCCTGGCCGGCTACCTGCTCGGCGAGCAGTGGAACCTGGTCGAGAAGTACATGGACGTGGTGTCGAAGGCCGTGCTCGGCCTCGTGCTGCTGGCCATCGTGCTGTTCGTGGTGACCCGCCTGCGGAAGAAGTCTCAGGCGCGCAGGTAG
- a CDS encoding response regulator transcription factor: MRVILAEDSTLLREGLVRLLAEEDHEVVAAVGDADALLDAVAALRPDVVVTDVRMPPTNSDEGVKAALEIRRRFPDTGVLVLSQYVERRYAVDLLTDHTDGVGYLLKDRVVQVEEFLDALRRVGTGGVAFDPEVVRRLLARTSHPLDVLSPREREVLAHMAEGHTNYSIAARLHVSRSAVEKHIASIFDKLGLTAEDGYSRRVLAVLRYLRA, translated from the coding sequence GTGCGCGTGATCCTGGCCGAGGACTCGACGTTGCTGCGCGAGGGCCTGGTGCGGCTGCTGGCCGAGGAGGACCACGAGGTCGTCGCCGCAGTGGGCGACGCGGACGCGCTGCTCGACGCCGTGGCGGCGTTGCGGCCCGACGTGGTCGTGACCGACGTGCGGATGCCGCCGACGAACTCCGACGAGGGCGTGAAGGCCGCGTTGGAGATCCGCCGGCGGTTCCCGGACACCGGTGTGCTGGTCCTGTCGCAGTACGTGGAACGCCGGTACGCCGTCGACCTGCTCACCGACCACACCGACGGCGTCGGCTACCTGCTCAAGGACCGGGTCGTGCAGGTCGAGGAGTTCCTCGACGCGTTGCGCCGCGTCGGCACGGGCGGCGTCGCGTTCGACCCGGAGGTGGTGCGCCGCCTGCTGGCCCGCACCTCGCACCCGTTGGACGTGCTCAGCCCCCGTGAGCGGGAAGTGTTGGCGCACATGGCCGAGGGGCACACGAACTACTCGATCGCCGCACGCCTGCACGTGTCGCGCAGCGCCGTCGAGAAGCACATCGCGTCGATCTTCGACAAGCTCGGGCTGACCGCCGAGGACGGCTACAGCCGACGCGTCCTCGCCGTCCTGCGCTACCTGCGCGCCTGA
- a CDS encoding sensor histidine kinase, producing MGRWVRTVVGLLLGFGTALPGLVAAASPRAATRMVVLERRRLARFLGVESGEPGPGRAARYLLVHAAVGLLGGFVVVWLCYGLYYVPVVAYRLLSGEVDPLELVWTGFVGLVLLYIESQGIAGVARLDAAAARRLLGRGEAEVLRERVGELAASRAGIVAAVDAERRRIERDLHDGVQQRLVALGMLLGRARRHPERADELVAQAHEEAREVLDDLRAVAWRVFPAALDALGLAEALATVADRSAIPVELSCPPTATITPVETAVYFLVSEAVTNAVKHSGATMIKVDVTREDDVVRVLVEDDGIGGADPAGGGLSGLSRRVLALDGTFGVTSPEGGPTAVVAAIPCA from the coding sequence GTGGGCAGGTGGGTCAGGACGGTCGTCGGACTGCTGCTCGGTTTCGGTACGGCGCTGCCCGGCCTGGTCGCCGCGGCGTCGCCCCGTGCGGCCACCCGCATGGTCGTGTTGGAACGTCGTCGACTGGCGAGGTTCCTCGGCGTCGAGAGCGGCGAACCCGGTCCCGGCCGGGCGGCCCGCTACCTGCTCGTCCACGCGGCGGTCGGCCTGCTCGGCGGGTTCGTCGTGGTCTGGCTGTGCTACGGGCTCTACTACGTGCCGGTCGTGGCCTACCGGCTGCTGAGCGGCGAGGTCGACCCGCTGGAGCTGGTCTGGACCGGCTTCGTCGGCCTGGTCCTGCTCTACATCGAGTCGCAGGGCATCGCGGGTGTGGCCCGGCTCGACGCCGCCGCGGCCCGCCGGCTGCTCGGCCGCGGCGAGGCCGAGGTGTTGCGCGAACGCGTCGGCGAGCTGGCCGCGAGCCGCGCGGGCATCGTGGCCGCCGTCGACGCCGAACGCCGTCGCATCGAACGCGACCTGCACGACGGCGTCCAGCAGCGGCTCGTGGCCCTGGGCATGCTGCTCGGCCGGGCGCGACGCCACCCCGAGCGGGCCGACGAACTCGTCGCGCAGGCGCACGAAGAGGCCCGTGAGGTGCTCGACGACCTGCGTGCCGTGGCCTGGCGGGTGTTCCCGGCCGCGTTGGACGCGTTGGGCCTGGCCGAGGCGCTGGCCACGGTCGCCGACCGGTCCGCGATCCCGGTGGAGCTGTCCTGCCCGCCCACGGCGACGATCACCCCCGTGGAGACGGCGGTGTACTTCCTCGTCAGCGAGGCGGTCACGAACGCGGTCAAGCACTCCGGTGCGACCATGATCAAGGTGGACGTCACGCGGGAGGACGACGTGGTGCGCGTACTGGTCGAGGACGACGGGATCGGCGGGGCGGACCCGGCCGGCGGCGGGCTGTCCGGCCTGTCGCGGCGGGTGCTCGCGCTCGACGGGACGTTCGGCGTGACCAGCCCCGAGGGCGGTCCCACGGCGGTCGTGGCGGCGATCCCGTGCGCGTGA
- a CDS encoding styrene monooxygenase/indole monooxygenase family protein has protein sequence MVLSAALLRAGWQVSLYSDRTAEDHLADRGRPTACLFGDQVEYEAELGLPTWSQASPFTRIHLDLYTPAGPVAFSVDAPLDKPALAVDQRLKFSSGLAELAARGAEVVIGAVSLEDLDDLAASHDLVVVTVGHKAFQGLFPRDDARSTHTEPQRKLFMVNVAGYDLDAHPVHRQGVFSFLPGTVEVFWIPFWDKDVGESRSIVVEITPGGKADRFDDVTTADEGLAVFKEVVAELLPGELPFVAPTRATSPVTFIKGAIVPVVRHPVAELPSGRHVLGLGDAVVLNDPLSGQGANNATRMAKFFAERLTAHDGAITAPWLREQFDAFWEKGRYATEFTNGLLAPLRDHQKNVLLAASHDEEIGARLWSGFNDPSSLFPWFFDETEAHRYLAERQVGRGTLLRYKLGVAARVIGGRLSRRS, from the coding sequence TTGGTCCTCTCAGCGGCACTGCTGCGGGCCGGCTGGCAGGTGTCCCTGTACTCCGACCGGACCGCCGAGGACCACCTGGCCGACCGGGGCCGCCCGACCGCATGCCTCTTCGGGGACCAGGTGGAGTACGAAGCCGAACTGGGGCTGCCGACCTGGTCGCAGGCGTCCCCCTTCACCCGCATCCACCTCGATCTCTACACACCCGCCGGACCGGTCGCGTTCTCCGTCGACGCACCGCTGGACAAGCCGGCGCTGGCCGTGGACCAGCGGCTGAAGTTCTCGTCCGGGCTGGCGGAACTGGCCGCGCGCGGCGCCGAGGTCGTGATCGGCGCGGTCTCCCTGGAGGACCTCGACGACCTGGCCGCGAGCCACGACCTCGTCGTGGTCACGGTGGGGCACAAGGCTTTCCAGGGCCTGTTCCCGCGTGACGACGCCCGGTCGACGCACACCGAACCGCAGCGCAAGCTGTTCATGGTCAACGTGGCCGGCTACGACCTGGACGCGCACCCCGTGCACCGCCAGGGCGTGTTCTCGTTCCTGCCCGGCACGGTCGAGGTGTTCTGGATCCCCTTCTGGGACAAGGACGTCGGCGAGTCGCGGTCGATCGTGGTCGAGATCACGCCGGGCGGCAAGGCGGACCGGTTCGACGACGTGACGACCGCCGACGAGGGTCTGGCGGTGTTCAAGGAGGTCGTGGCCGAACTGCTGCCCGGCGAACTGCCGTTCGTCGCGCCGACGCGGGCGACGAGCCCGGTGACGTTCATCAAGGGCGCGATCGTGCCGGTCGTCCGCCACCCGGTGGCCGAACTGCCGTCGGGTCGGCACGTGCTCGGACTCGGCGACGCCGTGGTGCTCAACGACCCGTTGTCGGGCCAGGGCGCCAACAACGCGACCCGCATGGCGAAGTTCTTCGCCGAACGCCTCACGGCCCACGACGGCGCGATCACCGCGCCGTGGCTGCGGGAGCAGTTCGACGCGTTCTGGGAGAAGGGCCGCTACGCCACCGAGTTCACCAACGGCCTGCTGGCGCCGTTGCGCGACCACCAGAAGAACGTGCTGCTGGCCGCGTCGCACGACGAGGAGATCGGTGCGCGGCTGTGGAGCGGGTTCAACGACCCGTCGTCGCTGTTCCCGTGGTTCTTCGACGAGACCGAGGCGCACCGGTACCTCGCGGAGCGGCAGGTCGGCCGCGGCACGTTGCTGCGCTACAAGCTGGGCGTCGCGGCGAGGGTGATCGGCGGCCGGCTCAGCCGACGGTCGTGA
- a CDS encoding FAD-dependent oxidoreductase encodes MDVVVVGAGQAGLSTAYFLHRSGLEYVVLDAEDGPGGAWRHRWPSLRMATVHGIHDLPGMPFATPDPDAPARDVLPAYFAGFERRDSLRVRRPVRVSEVRDAGEGLEVVTDQGVVPTRFLVNATGTWTRPFVPHYPGAESFRGRQLHASEYAGPAEFAGRKVVVVGGGTSAVQQLLEIATVAEPLWVTRREPVFREEPFTPEIGRAAVALVEERVKAGLPPRSVVHVTGLSLTPAVRTALASGVLARRPMFERITESGVVWADGTEERVDAILWATGFRAALDHLAPLRLREPGGGIRLDGTRVVADPRVHLVGYGPSASTVGATRAGRAAVREIRAALTAPVG; translated from the coding sequence ATGGACGTCGTGGTCGTCGGCGCGGGTCAGGCGGGGTTGTCCACCGCCTACTTCCTGCACCGCTCGGGGCTGGAGTACGTGGTGCTCGACGCCGAGGACGGTCCGGGCGGCGCGTGGCGGCACCGCTGGCCGTCGTTGCGCATGGCCACCGTGCACGGCATCCACGACCTGCCCGGCATGCCGTTCGCGACGCCCGACCCGGACGCGCCGGCGCGGGACGTGCTGCCCGCGTACTTCGCCGGGTTCGAACGCCGCGACTCCCTGCGCGTGCGCCGACCGGTGCGCGTGTCCGAGGTGCGGGACGCGGGCGAGGGGCTTGAGGTGGTGACGGACCAGGGCGTCGTGCCGACCCGGTTCCTGGTCAACGCCACCGGCACGTGGACCCGTCCGTTCGTGCCGCACTACCCCGGCGCGGAGTCGTTCCGGGGCCGGCAGCTCCACGCGTCCGAGTACGCCGGGCCGGCGGAGTTCGCGGGCCGGAAGGTCGTCGTGGTCGGCGGTGGCACGTCGGCGGTGCAGCAGCTGCTGGAGATCGCGACGGTCGCGGAACCGCTGTGGGTCACCCGGCGCGAGCCGGTGTTCCGCGAAGAACCGTTCACGCCCGAGATCGGCCGTGCGGCCGTGGCACTGGTGGAGGAACGCGTCAAGGCGGGTCTGCCGCCGCGCAGCGTGGTCCACGTGACCGGGCTGTCGCTCACCCCGGCGGTGCGCACGGCGCTGGCGTCCGGGGTGCTCGCGCGCCGGCCGATGTTCGAGCGGATCACCGAGTCCGGCGTGGTGTGGGCCGACGGCACCGAGGAACGCGTCGACGCGATCCTGTGGGCCACCGGGTTCCGCGCCGCGCTCGACCACCTGGCACCGTTGCGGCTGCGCGAGCCCGGCGGCGGCATCCGGCTCGACGGGACCCGGGTCGTCGCCGATCCCCGGGTCCACCTCGTCGGCTACGGGCCGTCCGCGAGCACCGTGGGCGCCACCCGCGCGGGGCGGGCGGCGGTACGGGAGATCAGAGCCGCTTTGACCGCGCCGGTCGGCTGA
- a CDS encoding LLM class flavin-dependent oxidoreductase, translating to MTRLGEIPLSVLDLAPITAGTDARTALRNTRELAQHAEALGYTRFWLAEHHTMPGIASSSPAILIGHVADATEKIRVGSGGVMLPNHPPLVVAEQFGTLSALHPDRIDLGIGRAPGTDQRTAQALRRTSGPLSADDFPRQLQELRGYFAGTEQLDAVPAAGYGPPVWLLGSSTYSAQVAGLLGLPFAFAHHFSSEQTLPALTAYRERFQPSEVLERPYALVCAAVIAADTDEQALRIAQPSALAFLRLRSGRPGRLPTVEEAAEYPYTDLERLFVEDRLGSQIIGGPETVRAGVRELLDRTDADELMVTTMVPEQSDRLRSYELLAHMAGERSQLSTNGSSERVKSGVEV from the coding sequence ATGACCCGACTCGGCGAGATCCCGCTGTCCGTGCTCGACCTGGCCCCGATCACGGCGGGCACCGACGCCCGGACCGCGCTGCGCAACACCCGTGAGCTGGCACAGCACGCCGAGGCGTTGGGCTACACCCGGTTCTGGCTCGCCGAGCACCACACCATGCCGGGCATCGCGAGCAGCTCGCCCGCGATCCTGATCGGCCACGTCGCCGACGCGACCGAGAAGATCCGGGTCGGTTCGGGCGGCGTGATGCTGCCCAACCACCCGCCGCTGGTGGTGGCCGAGCAGTTCGGCACGCTCTCCGCGCTGCACCCCGACCGCATCGACCTGGGCATCGGCCGCGCGCCCGGCACCGACCAGCGCACCGCGCAGGCGTTGCGCCGCACGTCCGGTCCGCTGTCGGCGGACGACTTCCCCCGCCAACTCCAGGAGCTGCGCGGCTACTTCGCGGGCACCGAGCAGCTCGACGCCGTGCCCGCCGCCGGGTACGGGCCGCCGGTGTGGCTGCTCGGGTCGAGCACGTACAGCGCGCAGGTCGCGGGACTGCTCGGCCTGCCGTTCGCGTTCGCGCACCACTTCAGCTCGGAGCAGACGCTGCCGGCACTGACCGCGTACCGGGAGCGGTTCCAGCCGTCGGAGGTGCTGGAACGGCCGTACGCGCTGGTGTGCGCGGCGGTGATCGCGGCCGACACCGACGAGCAAGCGCTGCGGATCGCGCAGCCGTCGGCGCTGGCGTTCCTGCGCCTGCGTTCGGGGCGGCCCGGCCGGCTGCCGACCGTCGAGGAGGCGGCCGAGTACCCGTACACCGACCTGGAGCGGCTGTTCGTCGAGGACCGGCTCGGCAGTCAGATCATCGGCGGGCCCGAGACCGTGCGCGCGGGCGTCCGGGAGCTGTTGGACCGCACCGATGCGGACGAGTTGATGGTCACGACGATGGTGCCCGAGCAAAGCGACCGGCTGCGCTCTTACGAGCTTCTCGCCCACATGGCGGGCGAACGTTCACAGTTGTCCACCAATGGTTCATCCGAACGAGTGAAGAGCGGTGTAGAGGTGTAG
- the bcp gene encoding thioredoxin-dependent thiol peroxidase, producing MTNRLAPGDPAPAFTLPNSEGKPVSLADYRGRSVVVYFYPAAATPGCTKQACDFRDNLAVLAEAGYDVLGVSPDKPEKLAKFVAAEGLTFPLLSDVDKTVLTEWGAFGEKQNYGRTVQGVIRSTFLVGPEGEIVKALYNVRATGHVAKLIRELPA from the coding sequence ATGACCAATCGCCTCGCACCCGGCGACCCGGCACCGGCGTTCACGCTGCCCAACAGCGAGGGAAAACCCGTGTCCCTGGCGGACTACCGGGGCCGTTCCGTCGTCGTGTACTTCTACCCCGCCGCCGCCACGCCCGGCTGCACCAAGCAGGCGTGCGACTTCCGCGACAACCTCGCGGTCCTGGCCGAGGCCGGGTACGACGTCCTGGGCGTCTCGCCGGACAAGCCGGAGAAGCTCGCGAAGTTCGTGGCCGCCGAGGGGCTGACGTTCCCGCTGCTGTCGGACGTCGACAAGACCGTGCTGACCGAGTGGGGCGCGTTCGGCGAGAAGCAGAACTACGGGCGCACCGTGCAGGGCGTGATCCGCTCGACGTTCCTCGTGGGTCCCGAGGGCGAGATCGTCAAGGCGCTGTACAACGTCCGCGCGACCGGCCACGTGGCCAAGCTGATCCGCGAACTCCCGGCCTGA
- a CDS encoding non-canonical purine NTP pyrophosphatase: protein MKLLLASRNAKKLGELRRIVLAEELTGVEVLGLADVPEFPEAPETDPTFEGNALAKARDAFAATGLPSVADDSGIAVDALNGMPGVLSARWSGRHGDDRANLDLVLGQLRDVPDDRRGAAFVCTAALVAEGVEVVVRGEWPGTILRAPRGVNGFGYDPIFRPEGHDVSAAELEPGEKDALSHRGRALRLLVPHLRSL from the coding sequence GTGAAGCTCCTGCTCGCCTCCCGCAACGCCAAGAAGCTGGGCGAACTGCGCCGCATCGTGCTGGCCGAGGAGTTGACCGGCGTCGAGGTGCTCGGCCTCGCGGACGTGCCGGAGTTCCCCGAGGCACCCGAGACCGATCCGACGTTCGAGGGCAACGCGCTGGCCAAGGCGCGGGACGCGTTCGCCGCGACCGGGCTGCCGTCGGTGGCCGACGACTCGGGCATCGCGGTCGACGCGCTCAACGGCATGCCGGGCGTGCTGTCCGCGCGCTGGTCCGGTCGGCACGGCGACGACCGGGCCAACCTGGACCTGGTGCTGGGCCAGTTGCGCGATGTGCCGGACGACCGGCGCGGCGCCGCGTTCGTGTGCACGGCGGCGCTGGTCGCCGAGGGCGTCGAGGTCGTCGTGCGGGGCGAGTGGCCCGGCACGATCCTGCGCGCGCCGCGCGGCGTGAACGGCTTCGGGTACGACCCGATCTTCCGCCCCGAGGGCCACGACGTGTCGGCGGCCGAGCTGGAGCCGGGGGAGAAGGACGCCCTGTCCCACCGCGGTCGGGCGCTGCGGCTGCTCGTGCCGCACCTGCGGAGTCTGTGA
- the rph gene encoding ribonuclease PH, producing MLRTDGRNDDVLRDIRITRGYQQWPAGSVLIEFGNTRVLCAASVTEGVPRWRSGSGLGWVTAEYAMLPSATHTRGDRESVKGRVGGRTHEISRLIGRSLRACIDLAALGENTIVIDCDVIQADGGTRTAAITGAYVALADAVTWLGAAGRLADPQPLSCAVSAVSVGVVDGRVRLDLPYEEDSRAEVDMNVVATDAGTLIEIQGTGEGATFARSTLDRMLDVALAGCAELNRLQAEALAAPYPGVLPEPKGKRR from the coding sequence GTGCTGAGGACCGATGGCAGGAACGACGACGTACTGCGCGACATCAGGATCACGCGGGGTTACCAGCAGTGGCCGGCGGGGTCCGTGTTGATCGAGTTCGGCAACACCCGGGTGCTGTGCGCGGCGAGCGTGACCGAGGGTGTCCCCCGGTGGAGGTCCGGATCGGGCCTCGGCTGGGTGACGGCCGAGTACGCCATGCTGCCTTCCGCCACCCACACGCGTGGTGATCGCGAGTCCGTCAAGGGCCGGGTCGGCGGGCGCACCCACGAGATCAGCCGCCTGATCGGGCGATCGCTGCGCGCGTGCATCGACCTGGCCGCGCTGGGCGAGAACACGATCGTGATCGACTGCGACGTGATCCAGGCCGACGGCGGCACGCGGACCGCCGCGATCACCGGCGCGTACGTGGCGCTGGCCGACGCGGTCACGTGGCTGGGCGCGGCCGGCCGGCTGGCCGACCCGCAGCCGTTGTCGTGCGCGGTGTCGGCGGTGTCGGTCGGCGTGGTCGACGGCCGGGTGCGACTCGACCTGCCCTACGAGGAGGACTCGCGGGCCGAGGTCGACATGAACGTGGTGGCCACCGACGCGGGTACCCTGATCGAGATCCAGGGCACGGGCGAGGGCGCCACGTTCGCCCGCTCGACCCTGGACCGCATGCTCGACGTGGCACTCGCGGGCTGCGCGGAACTCAACCGCCTCCAGGCCGAGGCGCTGGCCGCGCCGTACCCCGGTGTGCTGCCCGAGCCGAAGGGGAAGCGCCGGTGA
- a CDS encoding DUF2231 domain-containing protein encodes MALADDLVKISGIPAHPLLVHAVVVLLPLACLAAAAIAVRPVWRRRYAWPVLGLTLVGVAAVPVAQETGEQLYEGRFDRLGNPLIDHHASLGNDLLPFALGFGVAVVALLIAGRLADREHAAAEDGGGKDDGGTTTVTRTWRRIAVVIAVVVVASGAAAVVQTVRIGDSGSRAVWEGVGG; translated from the coding sequence ATGGCACTCGCGGACGACCTGGTGAAGATCTCCGGAATCCCGGCCCACCCGCTCCTGGTCCACGCGGTCGTGGTGCTCCTGCCCCTGGCCTGCCTGGCCGCCGCGGCCATCGCCGTCCGACCGGTGTGGCGCCGGCGGTACGCGTGGCCGGTACTCGGGTTGACGCTGGTCGGGGTCGCCGCCGTGCCGGTCGCGCAGGAGACCGGGGAGCAACTGTACGAAGGGCGGTTCGACCGGCTGGGCAACCCGCTGATCGACCACCACGCCTCCCTGGGCAACGACCTGCTGCCGTTCGCGCTCGGGTTCGGCGTGGCCGTGGTCGCGCTGCTGATCGCCGGTCGGCTGGCCGACCGCGAGCACGCGGCGGCGGAGGACGGCGGCGGGAAGGACGACGGCGGTACGACGACGGTGACCCGCACGTGGCGGCGGATCGCGGTGGTGATCGCGGTCGTGGTGGTCGCGTCCGGCGCGGCGGCGGTCGTGCAGACCGTGCGCATCGGGGACAGCGGGTCCCGTGCGGTGTGGGAGGGCGTCGGCGGCTGA
- a CDS encoding OsmC family protein, producing the protein MANVEVQRVGEHEFEATNGRGARVRIGRRDAADAFSPVELLLAAAAGCAVITAESLVTRRVDGGISARADDVRPGGSGDLTSVPVTLDYDVSVLDDEQRQALAAAVHRAVEKLCTVSRALHSPVDASLHLP; encoded by the coding sequence GTGGCGAACGTCGAGGTCCAACGCGTCGGTGAGCACGAGTTCGAGGCCACGAACGGCCGCGGCGCGCGGGTCAGGATCGGCCGCAGGGACGCCGCGGACGCGTTCTCCCCGGTCGAACTCCTGCTCGCCGCCGCGGCCGGGTGCGCGGTGATCACGGCCGAGTCGCTGGTCACCCGGCGGGTCGACGGCGGCATCTCGGCCCGCGCGGACGACGTGCGGCCGGGCGGTTCCGGTGACCTGACGTCGGTTCCGGTGACCTTGGACTACGACGTGTCGGTGTTGGACGACGAGCAGCGGCAGGCGCTGGCCGCCGCCGTGCACCGGGCCGTGGAGAAGCTGTGCACGGTCTCGCGCGCACTGCACTCGCCAGTCGACGCTTCGCTGCACCTGCCCTAG
- a CDS encoding hemerythrin domain-containing protein, with product MSTDVVDLILADHRRFEELFRGLRDRSADRTTLLGELSALLVAHAEAEESEVYPALKRYKKVDDDEVDHGAEEHAEGHQALLALLEVGDTASEEWEDKLEELVEALNHHVDEEERTILNDARSEVADDRRAELGRRFVEVRQERLDDDCGDIAYVRRLAKETADRID from the coding sequence ATGTCCACTGACGTCGTAGATCTCATCCTGGCCGACCACCGCAGGTTCGAGGAGCTGTTCCGCGGTCTGCGGGACCGCTCCGCGGACCGCACGACGCTGCTGGGGGAGTTGTCCGCGCTGCTGGTCGCGCACGCCGAGGCCGAGGAGTCCGAGGTGTACCCGGCGCTCAAGCGCTACAAGAAGGTCGACGACGACGAGGTCGACCACGGTGCCGAGGAGCACGCCGAGGGGCATCAGGCGCTGCTCGCCCTGCTGGAGGTCGGGGACACGGCTTCCGAGGAGTGGGAGGACAAACTCGAGGAGTTGGTGGAGGCGCTGAACCACCACGTGGACGAGGAGGAGCGGACCATCCTCAACGACGCCCGCTCCGAGGTGGCCGACGACCGGCGGGCCGAGTTGGGCCGCCGGTTCGTCGAGGTGCGCCAGGAGCGGCTCGACGACGACTGCGGGGACATCGCGTACGTGCGTCGGCTGGCCAAGGAGACCGCCGACCGGATCGACTAA